In a genomic window of Physeter macrocephalus isolate SW-GA chromosome 14, ASM283717v5, whole genome shotgun sequence:
- the ALDH3A1 gene encoding aldehyde dehydrogenase, dimeric NADP-preferring produces the protein MSTISEVVQRARAAFNAGKTRPLQCRVQQLEGLRRLIREREKDLVGALAADLRKNEWTAYYEEIVYVLEEIDYVIKKLPEWAADEPVEKTPQTQQDEPYIHSEPLGVVLIIGTWSYPFSLTIQPMVGAIAAGNAVVLKPSELSENTASLLATILPQYLDKDLYPVISGGVPETTEVLKERFDHILYTGGTGVGKIVMMAAAKHLTPVTLGLAGKNPCYVDKDCDLDVACRRIAWGKFMNGGQVCVAPDYILCDPSIQNQIVEKLTKSLREFYGEDAKKSRDYGRIIDSLHFQRVMALMEGQKVAYGGTGDATTRYIAPTILVDVDPQSPVMQEEVFGPIMPIVCVRSLEEAIQFISQREKPLALYVFSLNDKVIKKMIAETSSGGVTANDVIAHSTVPSLPYGGVGASGMGSYHGRSSFETFSHRRSCLVRPLLNEEALRARYPPSPAKMPRH, from the exons ATGAGCACAATCAGCGAGGTGGTACAGCGGGCCAGAGCCGCCTTCAACGCGGGCAAGACGCGCCCGCTCCAGTGCCGCGTCCAGCAGCTGGAGGGTCTGCGGCGCCTGATCCGCGAGCGCGAGAAGGACCTCGTGGGCGCGCTGGCCGCCGACCTCCGCAAG AACGAATGGACCGCCTACTACGAGGAGATCGTGTACGTCCTGGAGGAGATTGACTACGTGATCAAGAAACTCCCTGAGTGGGCTGCGGACGAGCCCGTGGAGAAGACCCCCCAGACCCAGCAGGATGAGCCCTACATCCACTCAGAGCCCCTGGGCGTGGTCCTCATCATTGGCACCTGGAGCTACCCCTTCAGCCTCACCATCCAGCCCATGGTGGGCGCCATTGCTGCAG GGAACGCGGTGGTCCTCAAGCCGTCGGAGCTGAGTGAGAACACAGCGAGCCTGCTGGCCACCATCCTCCCCCAGTACCTGGACAAG GATCTGTACCCGGTGATCAGTGGGGGTGTCCCCGAAACCACAGAGGTGCTCAAGGAGAGATTTGACCACATCCTGTACACCGGGGGCACCGGGGTGGGCAAGATCGTAATGATGGCCGCGGCCAAGCACCTGACCCCCGTCACGCTGGGGCTGGCGGGCAAAAACCCCTGCTACGTGGACAAGGACTGTGACCTGGACGTCGCCTGCAG ACGCATCGCCTGGGGGAAGTTCATGAACGGCGGCCAGGTCTGCGTGGCCCCCGATTACATCCTGTGTGACCCCTCCATCCAGAACCAAATCGTGGAGAAGCTCACAAAGTCCCTGAGA GAGTTCTACGGGGAGGATGCCAAGAAGTCCCGCGACTACGGGAGAATCATCGACTCCCTGCATTTCCAGAGGGTGATGGCCCTGATGGAGGGCCAGAAGGTCGCCTACGGGGGCACCGGGGATGCGACCACCCGGTACATAG cccccacCATCCTCGTGGACGTGGACCCCCAGTCCCCGGTGATGCAGGAGGAGGTCTTCGGGCCCATAATGCCCATCGTATGCGTGCGCAGCCTGGAGGAAGCCATCCAGTTCATCAGCCAGCGCGAGAAGCCCCTGGCCCTCTACGTGTTCTCCCTAAACGACAAG GTGATTAAGAAGATGATCGCGGAGACTTCTAGTGGCGGCGTGACGGCCAACGACGTCATCGCCCACAGCACCGTGCCCTCGCTGCCCTACGGGGGCGTGG GGGCCAGCGGCATGGGGTCCTACCATGGCAGGAGCAGCTTCGAGACCTTCTCCCACCGCCGCTCTTGCCTGGTGAGGCCTCTGCTGAATGAGGAGGCCCTCAGAGCCAGATACCCCCCGAGCCCGGCCAAG